The DNA window TAGACGCCGTACACGACGACGGTCGGCGTCAATAGCAGCCATACCCATAGCTGCGTCCTGCGTGGCGCGGCGACAACCGACATAGCCGAACTCGACCTCGGGGGGATCTGGGAGGTGCCCTGGTGGTCGGTAGTATTACGTTGTATTCAACGTTATACAAGATTCGGCGAACGGCCAGAATTGGTCGACCTCAGCGACGGAGCAGCAGCGCCCCGACCCCGCCGAGCAGGGCCACGCCGGCGCCCGCGACGAGGGCGGCGTTCACGCCGGCGGACAGGTCGTTCGACGGCCCAGCGACCGCCGCGACCAGCGCCACGACCGCCGCGACGCCGAGCGAGGACCCGACATACCGCGCGGTCTGGTTGATGCCCGAGCCCGTTCCCGCCCGCTCCGGCGGCACGCTCTCGATCGCCAGCCGCGCCAGCGCCGCGTTGACCAGCCCGCTTCCGATCCCGGCCACGACGAAGCCCGCGGTCGCGTGCAGCCAGGACCAGCGCTCGACGAAGCCGAGCAGGATCAGGTTGCCCACCGCGGCGAACAGCAGGCCGACCGCCAGCTGGTGCCGCCCACCCAACGGCAGCCGGTGCGCGAAGAACGACGTGAGGAACGACGCGCCGGACCAGATCAGCACGACCGCCGCGGTGATCATCGGCGTCTGGCCGAGCGCGAGCTGCATGACCGTGGGCACGTAGCTCATCACGCCGATGATCGCGAGCCCGGTCGTGAGCGCGCCGAGCGTCGCCGCCAGGAACAGCGGCCGCCTGAACAGCCTCAGGTCCAGCAGCGGATGGAGCGCTCGCCGTTCGACGAGCACGAACGTGCCGAGCAGGACGGCCGCCGCGAGCAGACCGGCGAGCACGGTCGGCCGCGTCCACCCGAGTCGGCCCTCGGTGACCGCGAACAGCAGCGCGCCCACGCCGAGCGCGAACACCACCGTCCCGCGGACGTCGAACCTCGGCCTGACGGCGGCGCGCGACTCGCTCAGGACTAGTGCGCCGGCGAAGACGACGAGCGCCGAGCCGGCCGCGAAGAACCAGTACGCGCCGCGCCAGCTCCCCCACTCGGCGAACAGCCCGCCGACCCACGGCCCGAGCGCGATGCCGGCGCCGATCATCGCGCCCCACATGCCGGTGGCGCGCACACGCGCCGGGCCGGACGGGTACGCGACACCGATCAGCCCGAGCGAGGCGGTCAGCACCGCCGCGCTCGCGACACCCTGCAGGATCCGGCCGAGCACGAATGTGCCGGGATCGTTCGCCACCGCGCTCACCACACTCGAGAACGCCAGCACGACGGCCCCGATCACGAACATCCGGCGCCGCCCGTACGCGTCGGCCAGGTTGCCCGTGACCAGCAGCAGCGCCGAGAGGCCGAATGCGATCCCGTTCAGGATCCAGGTCCGGCCGAGCACGCCGGCGTCGACGCCGGCCGCGATCGCCGGCATGGTCG is part of the Tenggerimyces flavus genome and encodes:
- a CDS encoding MFS transporter, producing the protein MTELMEPATAVETTAKRSTTLAVTSAATLLVLMNYVAPLATMPAIAAGVDAGVLGRTWILNGIAFGLSALLLVTGNLADAYGRRRMFVIGAVVLAFSSVVSAVANDPGTFVLGRILQGVASAAVLTASLGLIGVAYPSGPARVRATGMWGAMIGAGIALGPWVGGLFAEWGSWRGAYWFFAAGSALVVFAGALVLSESRAAVRPRFDVRGTVVFALGVGALLFAVTEGRLGWTRPTVLAGLLAAAVLLGTFVLVERRALHPLLDLRLFRRPLFLAATLGALTTGLAIIGVMSYVPTVMQLALGQTPMITAAVVLIWSGASFLTSFFAHRLPLGGRHQLAVGLLFAAVGNLILLGFVERWSWLHATAGFVVAGIGSGLVNAALARLAIESVPPERAGTGSGINQTARYVGSSLGVAAVVALVAAVAGPSNDLSAGVNAALVAGAGVALLGGVGALLLRR